The following coding sequences lie in one Lolium perenne isolate Kyuss_39 chromosome 2, Kyuss_2.0, whole genome shotgun sequence genomic window:
- the LOC127335198 gene encoding uncharacterized protein isoform X2, whose product MIGNAQQLQEVTIVDYSVGNTRPHDPFSVALSLHVTMSYAQVYVPVMEFIWSPCSLLSSLCVYLLRSTTIWLTGPLCFFHPCRQRTPPISTERFGSEAILSSAARRCRSGRKQSNQARVMVSSGLPHRCCFIRPILPRKTRRPSSSFAETFASSMETVKIPTDELLEAMLKKLGLPCPRYDNKHAGGGCFEVTLTYYPPWHYLQSSIPPHSLSLYCLLL is encoded by the exons ATG ATTGGTAATGCGCAGCAGCTGCAAGAGGTTACAATTGTAG ATTACTCTGTTGGAAATACGCGCCCTCATGACCCCTTCAGCGTGGCATTATCACTCCATGTCACCATGTCGTATGCACAG GTGTATGTTCCTGTCATGGAGTTCATATGGTCTCCGTGTTCTCTGCTTTCTTCATTATGTGTTTATTTGCTTAG AAGCACAACTATCTGGTTGACTGGTCCTCTTTGCTTCTTCCACCCTTGCCGCCAGAGGACGCCACCCATCAGCACAGAGCGTTTTGGCTCAG AGGCTATTTTGAGCAGTGCTGCCAGAAGATGCAGATCAGGAAGGAAGCAGAGCAACCAGGCGCGAGTAATGGTATCATCAGGGCTGCCTCATAG GTGCTGCTTCATCAGGCCAATTCTTCCGCGCAAGACGCGGAGGCCTTCATCGAGCTTCGCGGAAACCTTCGCAT CTTCCATGGAGACTGTAAAGATTCCAACGGATGAGCTTCTGGAAGCCATGCTAAAGAAGCTGGGTCTTCCATGTCCCAGGTACGACAACAAGCACGCTGGTGGAGGATGCTTTGAAGTAACCCTGACATACTACCCTCCTTGGCATTATCTGCAATCTTCGATTCCTCCGCACTCA TTATCTCTTTACTGTTTGTTATTGTGA
- the LOC127335198 gene encoding uncharacterized protein isoform X4, which produces MCHTIYIFVCLVISGMVPYTLLGEDAPLAEAFAAKRLRFVTVLSIGAVADLTTTLLVGLYVQFPKSSSARSTTIWLTGPLCFFHPCRQRTPPISTERFGSEAILSSAARRCRSGRKQSNQARVMVSSGLPHRCCFIRPILPRKTRRPSSSFAETFASSMETVKIPTDELLEAMLKKLGLPCPRNRGLRGGYRGWRVHVQVDICVERDQEGQVHLCC; this is translated from the exons ATGTGTCATACTATATACATTTTTGTGTGCCTGGTGATTTCTGGAATGGTACCATATACATTGCTTGGTGAAGATGCTCCCTTGGCTGAGGCTTTTGCTGCTAAGAGGTTGAGATTTGTTACTGTGTTGAGCATTGGAGCTGTTGCTGATCTTACTACAACACTTCTTGTTGGTCTGTATGTTCAG TTCCCGAAGTCCTCATCTGCCAGAAGCACAACTATCTGGTTGACTGGTCCTCTTTGCTTCTTCCACCCTTGCCGCCAGAGGACGCCACCCATCAGCACAGAGCGTTTTGGCTCAG AGGCTATTTTGAGCAGTGCTGCCAGAAGATGCAGATCAGGAAGGAAGCAGAGCAACCAGGCGCGAGTAATGGTATCATCAGGGCTGCCTCATAG GTGCTGCTTCATCAGGCCAATTCTTCCGCGCAAGACGCGGAGGCCTTCATCGAGCTTCGCGGAAACCTTCGCAT CTTCCATGGAGACTGTAAAGATTCCAACGGATGAGCTTCTGGAAGCCATGCTAAAGAAGCTGGGTCTTCCATGTCCCAG AAATAGAGGTCTGCGGGGTGGTTATCGAGGATGGCGAGTTCATGTGCAAGTGGATATTTGTGTTGAGCGGGACCAGGAAGGCCAAGTGCATCTTTGTTGCTGA
- the LOC127335198 gene encoding uncharacterized protein isoform X7 gives MCHTIYIFVCLVISGMVPYTLLGEDAPLAEAFAAKRLRFVTVLSIGAVADLTTTLLVGLYVQFPKSSSARSTTIWLTGPLCFFHPCRQRTPPISTERFGSEAILSSAARRCRSGRKQSNQARVMVSSGLPHRCCFIRPILPRKTRRPSSSFAETFASSMETVKIPTDELLEAMLKKLGLPCPRYDNKHAGGGCFEK, from the exons ATGTGTCATACTATATACATTTTTGTGTGCCTGGTGATTTCTGGAATGGTACCATATACATTGCTTGGTGAAGATGCTCCCTTGGCTGAGGCTTTTGCTGCTAAGAGGTTGAGATTTGTTACTGTGTTGAGCATTGGAGCTGTTGCTGATCTTACTACAACACTTCTTGTTGGTCTGTATGTTCAG TTCCCGAAGTCCTCATCTGCCAGAAGCACAACTATCTGGTTGACTGGTCCTCTTTGCTTCTTCCACCCTTGCCGCCAGAGGACGCCACCCATCAGCACAGAGCGTTTTGGCTCAG AGGCTATTTTGAGCAGTGCTGCCAGAAGATGCAGATCAGGAAGGAAGCAGAGCAACCAGGCGCGAGTAATGGTATCATCAGGGCTGCCTCATAG GTGCTGCTTCATCAGGCCAATTCTTCCGCGCAAGACGCGGAGGCCTTCATCGAGCTTCGCGGAAACCTTCGCAT CTTCCATGGAGACTGTAAAGATTCCAACGGATGAGCTTCTGGAAGCCATGCTAAAGAAGCTGGGTCTTCCATGTCCCAGGTACGACAACAAGCACGCTGGTGGAGGATGCTTTGAA AAATAG
- the LOC127335198 gene encoding uncharacterized protein isoform X5 has protein sequence MIGNAQQLQEVTIVDYSVGNTRPHDPFSVALSLHVTMSYAQFPKSSSARSTTIWLTGPLCFFHPCRQRTPPISTERFGSEAILSSAARRCRSGRKQSNQARVMVSSGLPHRCCFIRPILPRKTRRPSSSFAETFASSMETVKIPTDELLEAMLKKLGLPCPRYDNKHAGGGCFEVTLTYYPPWHYLQSSIPPHSLSLYCLLL, from the exons ATG ATTGGTAATGCGCAGCAGCTGCAAGAGGTTACAATTGTAG ATTACTCTGTTGGAAATACGCGCCCTCATGACCCCTTCAGCGTGGCATTATCACTCCATGTCACCATGTCGTATGCACAG TTCCCGAAGTCCTCATCTGCCAGAAGCACAACTATCTGGTTGACTGGTCCTCTTTGCTTCTTCCACCCTTGCCGCCAGAGGACGCCACCCATCAGCACAGAGCGTTTTGGCTCAG AGGCTATTTTGAGCAGTGCTGCCAGAAGATGCAGATCAGGAAGGAAGCAGAGCAACCAGGCGCGAGTAATGGTATCATCAGGGCTGCCTCATAG GTGCTGCTTCATCAGGCCAATTCTTCCGCGCAAGACGCGGAGGCCTTCATCGAGCTTCGCGGAAACCTTCGCAT CTTCCATGGAGACTGTAAAGATTCCAACGGATGAGCTTCTGGAAGCCATGCTAAAGAAGCTGGGTCTTCCATGTCCCAGGTACGACAACAAGCACGCTGGTGGAGGATGCTTTGAAGTAACCCTGACATACTACCCTCCTTGGCATTATCTGCAATCTTCGATTCCTCCGCACTCA TTATCTCTTTACTGTTTGTTATTGTGA
- the LOC127335198 gene encoding uncharacterized protein isoform X1 translates to MCHTIYIFVCLVISGMVPYTLLGEDAPLAEAFAAKRLRFVTVLSIGAVADLTTTLLVGLYVQFPKSSSARSTTIWLTGPLCFFHPCRQRTPPISTERFGSEAILSSAARRCRSGRKQSNQARVMVSSGLPHRCCFIRPILPRKTRRPSSSFAETFASSMETVKIPTDELLEAMLKKLGLPCPRYDNKHAGGGCFEVTLTYYPPWHYLQSSIPPHSLSLYCLLL, encoded by the exons ATGTGTCATACTATATACATTTTTGTGTGCCTGGTGATTTCTGGAATGGTACCATATACATTGCTTGGTGAAGATGCTCCCTTGGCTGAGGCTTTTGCTGCTAAGAGGTTGAGATTTGTTACTGTGTTGAGCATTGGAGCTGTTGCTGATCTTACTACAACACTTCTTGTTGGTCTGTATGTTCAG TTCCCGAAGTCCTCATCTGCCAGAAGCACAACTATCTGGTTGACTGGTCCTCTTTGCTTCTTCCACCCTTGCCGCCAGAGGACGCCACCCATCAGCACAGAGCGTTTTGGCTCAG AGGCTATTTTGAGCAGTGCTGCCAGAAGATGCAGATCAGGAAGGAAGCAGAGCAACCAGGCGCGAGTAATGGTATCATCAGGGCTGCCTCATAG GTGCTGCTTCATCAGGCCAATTCTTCCGCGCAAGACGCGGAGGCCTTCATCGAGCTTCGCGGAAACCTTCGCAT CTTCCATGGAGACTGTAAAGATTCCAACGGATGAGCTTCTGGAAGCCATGCTAAAGAAGCTGGGTCTTCCATGTCCCAGGTACGACAACAAGCACGCTGGTGGAGGATGCTTTGAAGTAACCCTGACATACTACCCTCCTTGGCATTATCTGCAATCTTCGATTCCTCCGCACTCA TTATCTCTTTACTGTTTGTTATTGTGA
- the LOC127335198 gene encoding uncharacterized protein isoform X9, producing the protein MCHTIYIFVCLVISGMVPYTLLGEDAPLAEAFAAKRLRFVTVLSIGAVADLTTTLLVGLYVQFPKSSSARSTTIWLTGPLCFFHPCRQRTPPISTERFGSEAILSSAARRCRSGRKQSNQARVMVSSGLPHRCCFIRPILPRKTRRPSSSFAETFACQILFIACLLIILETFLAHR; encoded by the exons ATGTGTCATACTATATACATTTTTGTGTGCCTGGTGATTTCTGGAATGGTACCATATACATTGCTTGGTGAAGATGCTCCCTTGGCTGAGGCTTTTGCTGCTAAGAGGTTGAGATTTGTTACTGTGTTGAGCATTGGAGCTGTTGCTGATCTTACTACAACACTTCTTGTTGGTCTGTATGTTCAG TTCCCGAAGTCCTCATCTGCCAGAAGCACAACTATCTGGTTGACTGGTCCTCTTTGCTTCTTCCACCCTTGCCGCCAGAGGACGCCACCCATCAGCACAGAGCGTTTTGGCTCAG AGGCTATTTTGAGCAGTGCTGCCAGAAGATGCAGATCAGGAAGGAAGCAGAGCAACCAGGCGCGAGTAATGGTATCATCAGGGCTGCCTCATAG GTGCTGCTTCATCAGGCCAATTCTTCCGCGCAAGACGCGGAGGCCTTCATCGAGCTTCGCGGAAACCTTCGCATGTCAGATTTTGTTCATCGCTTGCTTGCTTATCATCCTCGAAACATTCCTGGCGCACCGCTAA
- the LOC127335198 gene encoding uncharacterized protein isoform X3: protein MCHTIYIFVCLVISGMVPYTLLGEDAPLAEAFAAKRLRFVTVLSIGAVADLTTTLLVGLYVQFPKSSSARSTTIWLTGPLCFFHPCRQRTPPISTERFGSEAILSSAARRCRSGRKQSNQARVMVSSGLPHRCCFIRPILPRKTRRPSSSFAETFASSMETVKIPTDELLEAMLKKLGLPCPRYDNKHAGGGCFEVTLTYYPPWHYLQSSIPPHSK from the exons ATGTGTCATACTATATACATTTTTGTGTGCCTGGTGATTTCTGGAATGGTACCATATACATTGCTTGGTGAAGATGCTCCCTTGGCTGAGGCTTTTGCTGCTAAGAGGTTGAGATTTGTTACTGTGTTGAGCATTGGAGCTGTTGCTGATCTTACTACAACACTTCTTGTTGGTCTGTATGTTCAG TTCCCGAAGTCCTCATCTGCCAGAAGCACAACTATCTGGTTGACTGGTCCTCTTTGCTTCTTCCACCCTTGCCGCCAGAGGACGCCACCCATCAGCACAGAGCGTTTTGGCTCAG AGGCTATTTTGAGCAGTGCTGCCAGAAGATGCAGATCAGGAAGGAAGCAGAGCAACCAGGCGCGAGTAATGGTATCATCAGGGCTGCCTCATAG GTGCTGCTTCATCAGGCCAATTCTTCCGCGCAAGACGCGGAGGCCTTCATCGAGCTTCGCGGAAACCTTCGCAT CTTCCATGGAGACTGTAAAGATTCCAACGGATGAGCTTCTGGAAGCCATGCTAAAGAAGCTGGGTCTTCCATGTCCCAGGTACGACAACAAGCACGCTGGTGGAGGATGCTTTGAAGTAACCCTGACATACTACCCTCCTTGGCATTATCTGCAATCTTCGATTCCTCCGCACTCA AAATAG
- the LOC127335198 gene encoding uncharacterized protein isoform X10, which yields MSYAQFPKSSSARSTTIWLTGPLCFFHPCRQRTPPISTERFGSEAILSSAARRCRSGRKQSNQARVMVSSGLPHRCCFIRPILPRKTRRPSSSFAETFASSMETVKIPTDELLEAMLKKLGLPCPRYDNKHAGGGCFEVTLTYYPPWHYLQSSIPPHSLSLYCLLL from the exons ATGTCGTATGCACAG TTCCCGAAGTCCTCATCTGCCAGAAGCACAACTATCTGGTTGACTGGTCCTCTTTGCTTCTTCCACCCTTGCCGCCAGAGGACGCCACCCATCAGCACAGAGCGTTTTGGCTCAG AGGCTATTTTGAGCAGTGCTGCCAGAAGATGCAGATCAGGAAGGAAGCAGAGCAACCAGGCGCGAGTAATGGTATCATCAGGGCTGCCTCATAG GTGCTGCTTCATCAGGCCAATTCTTCCGCGCAAGACGCGGAGGCCTTCATCGAGCTTCGCGGAAACCTTCGCAT CTTCCATGGAGACTGTAAAGATTCCAACGGATGAGCTTCTGGAAGCCATGCTAAAGAAGCTGGGTCTTCCATGTCCCAGGTACGACAACAAGCACGCTGGTGGAGGATGCTTTGAAGTAACCCTGACATACTACCCTCCTTGGCATTATCTGCAATCTTCGATTCCTCCGCACTCA TTATCTCTTTACTGTTTGTTATTGTGA
- the LOC127335198 gene encoding uncharacterized protein isoform X6, whose product MIGNAQQLQEVTIVDYSVGNTRPHDPFSVALSLHVTMSYAQSSSARSTTIWLTGPLCFFHPCRQRTPPISTERFGSEAILSSAARRCRSGRKQSNQARVMVSSGLPHRCCFIRPILPRKTRRPSSSFAETFASSMETVKIPTDELLEAMLKKLGLPCPRYDNKHAGGGCFEVTLTYYPPWHYLQSSIPPHSLSLYCLLL is encoded by the exons ATG ATTGGTAATGCGCAGCAGCTGCAAGAGGTTACAATTGTAG ATTACTCTGTTGGAAATACGCGCCCTCATGACCCCTTCAGCGTGGCATTATCACTCCATGTCACCATGTCGTATGCACAG TCCTCATCTGCCAGAAGCACAACTATCTGGTTGACTGGTCCTCTTTGCTTCTTCCACCCTTGCCGCCAGAGGACGCCACCCATCAGCACAGAGCGTTTTGGCTCAG AGGCTATTTTGAGCAGTGCTGCCAGAAGATGCAGATCAGGAAGGAAGCAGAGCAACCAGGCGCGAGTAATGGTATCATCAGGGCTGCCTCATAG GTGCTGCTTCATCAGGCCAATTCTTCCGCGCAAGACGCGGAGGCCTTCATCGAGCTTCGCGGAAACCTTCGCAT CTTCCATGGAGACTGTAAAGATTCCAACGGATGAGCTTCTGGAAGCCATGCTAAAGAAGCTGGGTCTTCCATGTCCCAGGTACGACAACAAGCACGCTGGTGGAGGATGCTTTGAAGTAACCCTGACATACTACCCTCCTTGGCATTATCTGCAATCTTCGATTCCTCCGCACTCA TTATCTCTTTACTGTTTGTTATTGTGA
- the LOC127335198 gene encoding uncharacterized protein isoform X8: protein MSYAQVYVPVMEFIWSPCSLLSSLCVYLLRSTTIWLTGPLCFFHPCRQRTPPISTERFGSEAILSSAARRCRSGRKQSNQARVMVSSGLPHRCCFIRPILPRKTRRPSSSFAETFASSMETVKIPTDELLEAMLKKLGLPCPRYDNKHAGGGCFEVTLTYYPPWHYLQSSIPPHSLSLYCLLL from the exons ATGTCGTATGCACAG GTGTATGTTCCTGTCATGGAGTTCATATGGTCTCCGTGTTCTCTGCTTTCTTCATTATGTGTTTATTTGCTTAG AAGCACAACTATCTGGTTGACTGGTCCTCTTTGCTTCTTCCACCCTTGCCGCCAGAGGACGCCACCCATCAGCACAGAGCGTTTTGGCTCAG AGGCTATTTTGAGCAGTGCTGCCAGAAGATGCAGATCAGGAAGGAAGCAGAGCAACCAGGCGCGAGTAATGGTATCATCAGGGCTGCCTCATAG GTGCTGCTTCATCAGGCCAATTCTTCCGCGCAAGACGCGGAGGCCTTCATCGAGCTTCGCGGAAACCTTCGCAT CTTCCATGGAGACTGTAAAGATTCCAACGGATGAGCTTCTGGAAGCCATGCTAAAGAAGCTGGGTCTTCCATGTCCCAGGTACGACAACAAGCACGCTGGTGGAGGATGCTTTGAAGTAACCCTGACATACTACCCTCCTTGGCATTATCTGCAATCTTCGATTCCTCCGCACTCA TTATCTCTTTACTGTTTGTTATTGTGA